The following are encoded together in the Kribbella voronezhensis genome:
- a CDS encoding M50 family metallopeptidase, which yields MSEVWNNITSAQPAVSVRVVVATGVVALALIAWRPVWRHTRQVVTIAHEGAHGLVALVVGRKLAGIRLHSDTSGVTVSRGRPTGPGMIAVLLAGYPGPALFGLAAAFALSRGYAVALLWGLLLALVILLLQIRNLFGLWSVVAFGAVVFAVSWWGSPSVQSAFAHLLTWFLLLSAPRAVLELQHSRRGGGGRSSDADQLRRLTGVPALLWVGAFGVVTLACLALGVIWSGLLPS from the coding sequence ATGAGTGAGGTTTGGAACAACATCACCTCGGCGCAGCCTGCGGTGTCGGTGCGGGTGGTGGTTGCTACCGGCGTGGTCGCGTTGGCGTTGATCGCGTGGCGCCCGGTGTGGCGGCATACGCGGCAGGTGGTGACGATCGCGCATGAGGGTGCTCACGGCCTCGTCGCGCTCGTTGTCGGGCGCAAGCTCGCCGGGATCAGACTGCACTCGGACACCTCCGGCGTCACCGTTTCGCGCGGCCGACCGACCGGACCAGGCATGATCGCGGTCCTGTTGGCCGGTTACCCCGGACCCGCGTTGTTCGGACTGGCGGCTGCGTTCGCCCTGAGCCGCGGGTACGCCGTGGCGTTGCTCTGGGGCCTCCTGCTCGCGCTGGTGATTCTCCTGCTGCAGATCCGGAACCTCTTCGGACTCTGGTCGGTAGTTGCCTTCGGCGCCGTGGTGTTCGCGGTGTCCTGGTGGGGTTCGCCGTCGGTGCAGTCCGCGTTCGCTCACCTGCTCACGTGGTTCCTGCTGCTCTCGGCGCCCCGGGCTGTGCTCGAGTTGCAGCATTCCCGGCGCGGTGGTGGCGGCCGTAGTTCCGATGCGGACCAGTTGCGTCGACTGACCGGCGTACCGGCGTTGCTCTGGGTCGGCGCGTTCGGCGTGGTGACGCTCGCGTGCTTGGCGCTCGGCGTCATCTGGTCCGGCCTGCTTCCCAGCTGA
- a CDS encoding phospholipase C, translating to MSVRSTRRIPLVAALGSLVLLGAAVPAVALGHDQSVRTATPIKHLVVIFQENVSFDHYFATYPTAANPAGEPRFTAAPDTPSVNGLNAPLLAPNNPNSVQPFRLGRDQAQTCDQDHNYADEQKAVHSGLMDKVVETVGRGAGTCADYGHGMGLVMGYYDGNTVTGLWNYAQRFAMSDNSYGTVYGPSTPGAINLVSGQTHGFSADADAVPAATGTMIGDPQPAGDKCNTRDSSASVDPKNKNIGDLLNAKGVSWGWFQGGFADCNASHTDVGGVVSKDYIPHHEPFQYYASTANLQHVRPASVKEIGHNGPANHQYDLTDFWAAVNHGNMPAVSYLKAAAYQDGHAGYSTPLDEQQFVVDTINKLQKSKDWKNTAVVIAYDDSDGWYDHQVGPVVNQSNDPAHDALTDGKNCGTNPARIAGGYQDRCGYGPRLPLLVVSQYAKQNFVDHSTTDQTSVLRFVEDNWHLGRIGNYSFDEKAGSLNNLFDFRHRSHATLRLDPSTGQPTKH from the coding sequence ATGTCTGTCAGGAGTACCCGCCGGATCCCGCTCGTGGCCGCTCTGGGGTCGCTCGTCCTGCTCGGAGCCGCCGTCCCGGCGGTGGCGCTCGGCCATGACCAGAGCGTGCGGACGGCGACACCGATCAAACATCTGGTCGTGATCTTCCAGGAGAACGTGTCGTTCGATCACTACTTCGCGACCTACCCGACGGCGGCCAACCCAGCCGGCGAGCCGCGCTTCACCGCCGCACCGGACACGCCGAGCGTCAACGGGCTGAACGCCCCACTGCTTGCCCCCAACAACCCGAACTCGGTCCAGCCGTTCCGGCTCGGCCGCGACCAGGCGCAGACCTGCGACCAGGACCACAACTACGCCGACGAGCAGAAGGCCGTGCACTCCGGCCTGATGGACAAGGTCGTCGAGACGGTCGGCCGGGGAGCCGGCACCTGCGCGGACTACGGCCACGGCATGGGCCTCGTGATGGGGTACTACGACGGCAACACCGTCACCGGACTCTGGAACTACGCGCAGCGGTTCGCCATGAGCGACAACTCGTACGGCACCGTCTACGGTCCCTCGACGCCGGGCGCGATCAACCTGGTCTCCGGTCAGACGCACGGCTTCAGCGCCGACGCCGACGCCGTACCGGCCGCCACCGGCACGATGATCGGCGACCCGCAGCCGGCCGGGGACAAGTGCAACACCCGGGACAGCTCCGCGTCGGTCGACCCCAAGAACAAGAACATCGGCGACCTGCTGAACGCCAAGGGCGTCAGCTGGGGCTGGTTCCAGGGCGGCTTCGCCGACTGCAACGCCAGCCACACTGACGTCGGTGGCGTTGTCAGCAAGGACTACATCCCGCACCACGAGCCGTTCCAGTACTACGCGAGCACGGCCAACCTGCAGCACGTACGCCCCGCCTCGGTGAAGGAGATCGGGCACAACGGCCCGGCGAACCACCAGTACGACCTGACCGACTTCTGGGCCGCGGTGAACCACGGCAACATGCCGGCGGTCAGCTACCTGAAGGCGGCCGCGTACCAGGACGGCCACGCCGGCTACTCCACGCCACTCGACGAGCAGCAGTTCGTGGTCGACACGATCAACAAGCTGCAGAAGTCCAAGGACTGGAAGAACACGGCCGTCGTCATTGCCTACGACGACAGCGACGGCTGGTACGACCACCAGGTCGGCCCGGTCGTGAACCAGTCGAACGACCCGGCCCACGACGCCCTCACCGACGGCAAGAACTGCGGCACCAACCCGGCGCGGATCGCCGGCGGCTACCAGGACCGCTGCGGGTACGGACCCCGGCTGCCCTTGCTGGTCGTTTCGCAGTACGCGAAGCAGAACTTCGTCGACCACTCCACCACCGACCAGACCTCGGTCCTGCGCTTCGTCGAGGACAACTGGCACCTCGGCCGGATCGGGAACTACTCCTTCGACGAGAAAGCCGGCAGTTTGAACAACCTGTTCGACTTCCGCCACCGGTCGCACGCCACTCTCCGGCTGGACCCGTCGACCGGTCAGCCGACCAAGCACTGA
- a CDS encoding aldo/keto reductase, with amino-acid sequence MEYRTLGNSGTVVSTYALGTMTFGNETDEADAHEQLDRYVEVGGILIDTADVYSAGASEKIIGRWLATSSARNTVVLATKGRFPTGDTPNDVGTSRRHLRRALDASLTRLGVDHIDLYQLHAWDPVTPLQETLSFLEDAVRAGKIGYGGLSNFTGWQLQKACDLIDRQGWLPLVTLQPQYNLLVREIEWEIVPAAIENKLGLLPWSPLGGGWLTGKYSFDEEPTGATRLGEDPNRGVESWHRRSKNQRVRDVVDAVRRIAEARGISMAQVALAWLVDRPAVTSVILGARTTEQLDDNLAAADLHLTDEERAALDEASDPGAADYPYGGPGLAQRDRPIEGGRG; translated from the coding sequence GTGGAATACCGCACTCTGGGCAACAGCGGCACCGTCGTGTCGACGTACGCGCTGGGCACGATGACGTTCGGCAACGAAACCGACGAGGCGGACGCGCACGAACAGCTCGACCGGTACGTCGAGGTCGGCGGCATCCTGATCGACACGGCCGACGTGTACTCGGCCGGCGCCTCGGAGAAGATCATCGGCCGCTGGCTGGCGACGAGCTCCGCGCGCAACACCGTCGTACTGGCGACCAAGGGCCGGTTCCCGACCGGTGACACACCCAACGATGTCGGTACGTCGCGTCGTCATCTGCGGCGTGCCCTGGACGCGTCGCTGACCCGACTCGGTGTCGACCACATCGACCTCTACCAGCTGCACGCGTGGGACCCGGTCACGCCGTTGCAGGAAACACTCAGCTTCCTCGAGGACGCGGTCCGGGCCGGCAAGATCGGGTACGGCGGACTGTCGAACTTCACCGGCTGGCAGCTGCAGAAAGCCTGCGACCTGATCGACCGGCAGGGCTGGTTACCGCTGGTGACGCTGCAACCGCAGTACAACCTGCTGGTCCGCGAGATCGAGTGGGAGATCGTGCCGGCGGCGATCGAGAACAAGCTCGGCCTGCTGCCGTGGTCGCCGCTCGGCGGCGGCTGGCTGACCGGCAAGTACTCGTTCGACGAGGAGCCGACCGGCGCGACGCGGCTCGGTGAGGATCCGAACCGTGGTGTCGAGTCGTGGCACCGGCGGAGCAAGAACCAGCGGGTCCGCGACGTCGTCGACGCCGTCCGCCGGATCGCGGAGGCGCGCGGCATCTCGATGGCGCAGGTCGCGCTGGCCTGGCTGGTGGACCGGCCGGCGGTCACCTCGGTGATCCTCGGCGCCCGGACGACGGAGCAGCTGGACGACAACCTCGCCGCGGCCGACCTGCACCTCACCGACGAGGAGCGGGCGGCGCTGGACGAGGCAAGCGATCCGGGTGCGGCGGACTACCCGTACGGCGGTCCAGGCCTGGCGCAGCGGGATCGCCCGATCGAAGGCGGCCGCGGCTGA
- a CDS encoding mycothiol transferase — protein sequence MNTSELLLDAYGRIQEVVRDLLDGLDDKTLSTRPQDSGNSIAWLVWHLTRIQDDHLADAGGYEQVYTADGWHERLGLPFDASDTGYGHSADQVAAVQLSADQLTGYYDAVHARSVEYLKTLTDEDLDRVVDKRWKPPVTLGVRLVSVLSDDLQHAGQAAYVRGLLS from the coding sequence GTGAACACCAGCGAACTGCTGCTCGATGCGTACGGCCGGATCCAGGAAGTCGTGCGCGACCTGCTCGACGGACTGGACGACAAGACTCTGAGTACCCGGCCTCAAGACAGCGGCAACTCGATCGCCTGGCTGGTCTGGCATCTGACCCGGATCCAGGACGATCACCTGGCCGATGCCGGCGGCTACGAGCAGGTCTACACCGCCGACGGCTGGCACGAGCGGCTCGGCCTGCCGTTCGACGCGTCCGACACCGGCTACGGGCACTCCGCCGACCAGGTCGCGGCCGTCCAACTGTCGGCCGACCAACTCACCGGGTACTACGACGCCGTGCACGCCCGCTCGGTCGAATACCTGAAGACGCTGACGGACGAGGATCTCGACCGCGTCGTCGACAAGAGGTGGAAGCCACCGGTCACGCTCGGCGTGCGACTGGTGAGCGTTCTGTCCGACGACCTGCAGCACGCCGGCCAGGCGGCGTACGTCCGTGGGCTGCTGAGCTGA
- a CDS encoding exodeoxyribonuclease III, with product MRVATWNVNSVKQRMPRLLEWLDERQPDVVCLQETKLADDAFTTLLGKELTGRGYETALYGEVQWNGVALLSKVGLEDVVTGVAGAPGFPNPEARAVAATCGGIRIHSLYVPNGRTPDSDHYRYKLAWLAALKEVVAAGPAEAIVCGDMNIAPTDADVFDPAAYVGSTHVTAPERQALADLMSTGLHDVVRDRWPDERVFSYWDYRAGMFHQDLGMRIDLVLASDPVAERVKAAWVDRKARKGTGPSDHAPVIVDLDTAPDGDIGPVVPPPSAPRTTRKRTTKLPQNR from the coding sequence GTGCGAGTAGCTACCTGGAATGTGAACTCGGTCAAGCAGCGGATGCCGCGGTTGCTGGAGTGGCTCGACGAGCGGCAGCCCGATGTGGTGTGCCTGCAGGAGACCAAGCTGGCGGACGACGCGTTCACCACGTTGCTCGGCAAGGAGCTGACCGGCCGCGGCTACGAAACCGCGCTGTACGGCGAGGTGCAGTGGAACGGCGTCGCTCTGCTCTCCAAGGTCGGGCTGGAGGACGTGGTCACCGGGGTCGCGGGTGCGCCCGGGTTCCCGAATCCGGAAGCGCGGGCGGTCGCCGCGACGTGTGGCGGGATCCGCATCCACTCGCTGTACGTGCCGAACGGGCGGACGCCGGACTCCGACCACTACCGCTACAAGCTCGCCTGGCTCGCTGCGCTGAAGGAGGTCGTCGCGGCAGGGCCTGCCGAGGCGATCGTCTGCGGCGACATGAACATCGCGCCGACCGACGCGGACGTGTTCGATCCGGCGGCGTACGTCGGGTCGACGCACGTCACCGCCCCGGAGCGGCAGGCGCTGGCCGACCTGATGTCGACGGGGCTGCACGACGTCGTACGGGATCGGTGGCCGGACGAGCGCGTCTTCAGCTACTGGGACTACCGGGCCGGCATGTTCCACCAGGATCTCGGGATGCGGATCGATCTCGTCCTCGCCTCCGATCCGGTCGCGGAGCGGGTCAAGGCGGCGTGGGTCGATCGCAAGGCCCGCAAGGGCACGGGGCCCAGTGACCACGCGCCGGTGATCGTCGATCTGGACACCGCGCCGGACGGCGACATCGGACCGGTCGTCCCGCCGCCGTCGGCTCCTCGCACGACTCGCAAGCGCACCACGAAGTTGCCGCAGAACCGCTGA
- a CDS encoding aldo/keto reductase: MEYARLGSTGLRISRICLGMMSFGTGGAREWHLGEDAAEPIVRQAVDAGITFFDTADAYSKGTGEELTGRLLRKFFARREDYVLATKVYYPTGPGPNDRGLSRKHILDAIDASLRRLGTDYVDLYQIHRWDDETPIEETMGALADVVRAGKARYLGASSMAAWQFAKAQRVAEIPFVSMQNHYNLVYREEEREMIPLCIDQGVGVIPYSPLARGLLAREAGTTARSGSDPVADDLYDAGDLEVVAAVRELAKERGIAPAQIALAWLLGANGVSAPIVGATKPRHIEDAVAAVGVTLTPDERARLEAPYRPHRVIA, from the coding sequence ATGGAGTACGCCAGACTTGGCTCGACCGGGCTGCGAATCTCGCGGATCTGCTTGGGGATGATGAGTTTCGGGACCGGCGGGGCGCGGGAATGGCACCTGGGAGAAGACGCCGCCGAGCCGATCGTGCGGCAGGCTGTCGATGCCGGCATCACCTTCTTCGACACCGCCGATGCGTATTCCAAAGGCACTGGCGAGGAGCTCACCGGCCGGTTGTTGCGGAAGTTCTTCGCCCGTCGCGAGGACTACGTGCTGGCCACCAAGGTGTACTACCCGACCGGGCCGGGGCCGAACGATCGCGGCCTGTCCCGCAAGCACATCCTCGACGCGATCGACGCCTCGCTTCGCCGGCTCGGCACCGACTATGTCGACCTCTACCAGATCCATCGCTGGGACGACGAGACGCCGATCGAGGAAACGATGGGAGCGCTGGCGGACGTCGTACGGGCTGGGAAGGCTCGGTATCTCGGGGCGTCGAGCATGGCCGCTTGGCAGTTCGCCAAGGCGCAGCGGGTCGCGGAGATCCCCTTCGTCTCTATGCAGAACCACTACAACCTGGTGTACCGCGAAGAAGAGCGCGAGATGATTCCGCTCTGTATCGACCAGGGTGTCGGCGTGATCCCGTACAGCCCGCTCGCGCGCGGATTGCTGGCACGAGAAGCCGGTACTACGGCTCGCTCGGGCAGCGATCCCGTCGCCGACGACCTGTACGACGCCGGTGATCTCGAGGTCGTCGCGGCGGTCCGTGAACTCGCGAAGGAGCGTGGCATCGCACCCGCTCAGATCGCCCTCGCCTGGCTGCTCGGTGCGAACGGGGTGAGCGCTCCGATCGTCGGCGCCACCAAACCGCGACACATCGAGGACGCCGTGGCCGCTGTCGGAGTCACCTTGACGCCTGACGAACGGGCTCGCCTCGAAGCGCCGTACCGGCCGCACCGGGTGATCGCCTAA
- a CDS encoding TetR/AcrR family transcriptional regulator codes for MDEQPRHGRRERKKTEVRTRISDIATALFLERGFDEVSVSEVAEAADVARPTVFAHFPRKEDLVFDRYPEAEALVVAAITDRAAGTSASSALAELLVSLASQRHPLSAIQAEFAPFWRLVAQSRALQARARERLEHLEQAMARAMADTGVSEPELTAALAVAAYRTVHLASVQRVLAGEDAEAVAAEHLVRVRSVLDGLADHL; via the coding sequence GTGGATGAGCAGCCGCGGCACGGCCGCCGGGAACGGAAGAAGACCGAGGTGCGGACCCGGATCTCGGACATCGCGACGGCCCTGTTCCTCGAGCGCGGGTTCGACGAGGTGTCGGTGTCCGAGGTCGCGGAGGCGGCGGACGTGGCCCGGCCGACCGTGTTCGCGCATTTCCCGCGCAAGGAGGACCTGGTCTTCGACCGGTACCCCGAGGCGGAAGCCCTGGTCGTGGCCGCGATCACCGACCGGGCCGCCGGTACGTCGGCAAGCTCGGCGCTGGCCGAGTTGCTGGTCTCGCTGGCCTCGCAGAGACATCCGTTGTCGGCGATCCAGGCCGAGTTCGCGCCGTTCTGGCGACTCGTCGCGCAGTCGCGGGCCCTGCAGGCGCGAGCGCGGGAACGACTCGAGCACCTCGAACAAGCGATGGCGCGAGCGATGGCAGACACGGGCGTGTCCGAGCCCGAACTCACCGCGGCACTCGCCGTCGCGGCGTACCGGACCGTCCATCTCGCATCGGTTCAGCGGGTGCTGGCCGGTGAGGATGCGGAGGCGGTCGCCGCCGAGCACCTGGTCCGCGTTCGCAGCGTCCTCGACGGTCTGGCCGACCACCTGTGA
- a CDS encoding M1 family metallopeptidase: MGRADHRRRLLLISCVATLGLLATANPAANAAPGRAPQFSPGAAGAGDPYFPDMGNGGYDVSHYDIRLAFDPRTKAINATTTILARATQNLSRFDLDFQGPLKISKLSINGRPASFTRSGAQELVITPAHGLRRGSKFAVAVTYAGVPQKIDDPALGVSGWVATKDGAVALNQPIGAATYYPVNDTTDDKATYTQTITVPTGLTVLANGEPGPTTKHSGQTTFRWHMNQPMASELAMIAIGKYNVTRSVAAGLPNITAIGQSIDTKPGQGKVLNQTTARIIQWESSLYGRYPFGSTGGIIADIGVHYALETQGRPVYDQRTSKVSGDLLAHELGHQWFGDSLTPVHWSDIWLNEGFASYSQWLYQEKFNGVPVKQSFMEAYNGEKDWTGKVADPGRDHIFDDLVYSRGAMTLQALRLKIGDRAFFQVLSQWPTTYRHGNVSTQTFIRFVERLTHRDLGAFFHTWLYQAGRPTL; this comes from the coding sequence ATGGGACGTGCCGACCATCGCCGCCGTCTTCTGTTGATCAGCTGCGTTGCGACCCTCGGATTGCTGGCCACGGCGAACCCGGCGGCGAACGCCGCGCCAGGACGAGCGCCGCAGTTCTCCCCTGGTGCAGCCGGCGCGGGCGATCCTTACTTCCCTGACATGGGCAACGGCGGCTACGACGTCAGCCATTACGACATCAGGCTCGCGTTCGATCCCCGAACCAAGGCGATCAACGCGACCACGACGATCCTCGCCAGGGCCACGCAGAACCTGTCACGCTTCGACCTGGACTTCCAGGGACCGCTGAAGATCAGCAAGCTCTCGATCAACGGGCGGCCCGCCTCCTTCACCCGCAGCGGTGCGCAGGAGTTGGTGATCACGCCGGCGCACGGCCTGCGCCGAGGCAGCAAATTCGCCGTCGCCGTGACCTACGCAGGGGTCCCGCAGAAGATCGACGACCCGGCGCTGGGCGTTTCCGGCTGGGTCGCCACCAAGGACGGCGCGGTCGCCCTCAACCAGCCCATCGGCGCGGCCACCTACTACCCGGTGAACGACACGACGGACGACAAGGCGACGTACACCCAGACCATCACTGTGCCGACCGGACTCACCGTCCTCGCCAACGGCGAACCCGGACCGACCACCAAGCACTCCGGCCAGACCACCTTCCGCTGGCACATGAACCAGCCGATGGCCAGCGAACTGGCCATGATCGCGATCGGGAAGTACAACGTCACCCGCAGCGTGGCGGCCGGCCTGCCGAACATCACCGCCATCGGTCAATCGATCGATACGAAACCCGGCCAGGGCAAGGTGCTCAACCAGACCACGGCGCGGATCATCCAGTGGGAGTCGTCGTTGTACGGGCGCTACCCGTTCGGCTCGACCGGCGGCATCATCGCCGACATCGGCGTCCACTACGCCCTCGAGACCCAGGGCAGGCCGGTGTACGACCAACGCACCAGCAAGGTCAGTGGTGACCTGCTCGCGCACGAACTCGGCCACCAGTGGTTCGGCGACAGCCTCACCCCTGTGCACTGGTCGGACATCTGGCTCAACGAGGGCTTCGCCAGCTACTCGCAGTGGCTTTACCAGGAGAAGTTCAACGGCGTACCGGTGAAACAGAGCTTCATGGAGGCCTACAACGGCGAGAAGGACTGGACCGGCAAGGTGGCCGACCCGGGCCGGGACCACATCTTCGACGACCTGGTCTACAGCCGCGGGGCGATGACGCTGCAGGCGCTGCGGCTCAAGATCGGCGACCGCGCCTTCTTCCAGGTGCTCAGCCAGTGGCCGACGACGTACCGGCACGGGAATGTCTCGACGCAGACCTTCATCCGGTTCGTCGAGCGGCTGACCCATCGCGATCTCGGTGCGTTCTTCCACACCTGGCTCTACCAGGCGGGCCGGCCGACGCTCTGA
- a CDS encoding maleylpyruvate isomerase family mycothiol-dependent enzyme gives MSNADTVIAALRSGYDDLAEVVEKFSDAQLTGPSGAAEWDISQVLSHLGSGAEIMTSTVRAALDGNPALGGDYNQSVWDRWNAMTPKERADGFLEKNETLIALFESLDATQREELRIDLGYLPEPADVATVARMRLNEFALHSWDVRAGLDEKATVAPEAVVELLGGPNNLIGWISKPDALNGSFSVIQVSTSDPAAELTLRLNDPVSIDNAPADNADGTLTLPAEAWLRLLAGRLRPQYTPETVKTTGAASLETLRQVFAGY, from the coding sequence GTGAGCAACGCCGATACAGTCATCGCCGCTCTGCGGTCCGGGTACGACGACCTCGCAGAGGTGGTCGAGAAGTTCAGTGACGCCCAGCTGACCGGTCCGTCGGGCGCAGCCGAGTGGGACATCTCGCAGGTGCTCAGTCACCTCGGCAGTGGCGCGGAGATCATGACGTCGACCGTGCGCGCCGCCCTCGACGGGAACCCTGCTCTTGGTGGCGACTACAACCAGTCGGTCTGGGACCGCTGGAACGCGATGACGCCCAAGGAGCGCGCGGACGGTTTCCTGGAGAAGAACGAGACCCTGATCGCTCTCTTCGAATCGCTGGACGCCACCCAACGCGAGGAACTGCGGATCGATCTGGGCTACCTGCCGGAGCCCGCGGATGTGGCGACCGTCGCGCGGATGCGGCTCAACGAGTTCGCCCTGCACTCCTGGGACGTCCGCGCAGGGCTGGACGAGAAGGCCACCGTCGCGCCGGAAGCGGTCGTCGAACTGTTGGGGGGTCCGAACAACCTGATCGGCTGGATCAGCAAGCCGGACGCCCTGAACGGCTCGTTCTCGGTGATTCAGGTCTCCACTTCCGACCCGGCCGCCGAGCTCACGCTTCGTCTGAACGATCCGGTGAGCATCGACAACGCCCCGGCCGACAACGCCGATGGCACGTTGACGTTGCCGGCCGAAGCCTGGCTGCGACTGCTGGCCGGCCGGCTGCGGCCGCAGTACACGCCGGAGACCGTCAAGACCACCGGCGCCGCCAGCCTCGAAACCCTTCGCCAGGTCTTCGCGGGCTACTAA
- a CDS encoding MarR family winged helix-turn-helix transcriptional regulator — MEGSDVVWSIVRSLHRSAQVQRRGAAASEIGPVALGLLNLAAQGGVRPSVAAEELDVPPQSVTRAVAELEVLGWVRRVGDASDGRSYVIEATAAGRRERQRFQDELIARFSRHLAGWKPEEIRRFAGQLDSLVTSLASDLPVHPKPERKPNAWRTR; from the coding sequence ATGGAAGGAAGTGATGTGGTTTGGAGCATTGTGCGGTCGCTGCATCGGTCGGCGCAGGTGCAGCGGCGAGGGGCGGCGGCTTCGGAGATCGGGCCTGTTGCTCTTGGCTTGCTGAATTTGGCCGCGCAGGGTGGCGTACGGCCGAGCGTGGCGGCGGAGGAACTGGATGTTCCGCCGCAGTCGGTGACGCGGGCGGTCGCGGAGTTGGAGGTGCTCGGGTGGGTGCGCCGCGTTGGTGACGCCTCTGACGGGCGGTCGTACGTGATCGAGGCGACCGCAGCCGGGCGGCGAGAGCGCCAGCGGTTCCAGGACGAGTTGATCGCGCGGTTCTCGAGACACCTCGCGGGCTGGAAGCCTGAGGAGATCCGTCGGTTCGCCGGCCAGCTCGACAGCCTGGTGACCTCGCTTGCCTCCGACCTGCCCGTCCATCCGAAGCCGGAGCGGAAGCCGAACGCGTGGAGGACGCGATGA
- a CDS encoding FAD-dependent monooxygenase, producing MNTVNDVEVVVVGAGLTGLAATAFLAQQGVRVLTVDQHPGTSVHPKARLVNVRSMELYRALGVESEVRAAGEPNRGFQVAGTLAGDWETWIEPPADESDAAGLSPTVAYSCDQQRLEPILLRYARERGATVRFDTTAVLTDPIEGRPTVTLHGRGGEETVVRARFVIAADGARSSIRTQLGIALRGEKVEGESVSAVFRAYLEPALRGRQVNAIMCRDAAAFLFARGTENDRSWQLGTYLRPGWEALAPDALSDKLIEVIRAATGLPGLRPVIEDTARWTTGAYVADRFRVGPVFLVGDAIHVMPPYGGFGGNTGVQDAHNLAWKIAAVCRGDAADALLDSYESERRPIVELTVAQALLRSQKTPGQAPPEAQIDAISIALGFQYGRDGGVPVEDPVSPSGEPGTRAPHVRLADGRSTIDLLDPVRFTLIGPNTSRVLRELTEHPTDLVAAAPVDTSVIDSSQRKRWEGIYETDRTEGLLVRPDGIIQARIGTSSDLHAVLRSCLQLRSE from the coding sequence ATGAACACGGTCAACGACGTCGAGGTGGTCGTCGTGGGGGCGGGCCTGACGGGCCTTGCGGCGACGGCGTTCCTCGCGCAGCAAGGGGTTCGGGTGCTGACAGTCGACCAGCATCCGGGTACTTCGGTACATCCGAAGGCGCGGCTGGTGAATGTCCGCTCCATGGAGCTCTATCGCGCCCTAGGAGTCGAGTCGGAGGTGCGCGCAGCGGGCGAGCCGAACAGAGGTTTCCAGGTCGCCGGCACCCTGGCGGGTGACTGGGAGACGTGGATCGAACCACCTGCGGACGAGTCGGACGCGGCAGGTCTGAGCCCGACAGTCGCGTACTCGTGTGACCAGCAGCGCCTGGAACCGATCTTGCTGCGATACGCGCGAGAACGGGGCGCGACCGTTCGGTTCGACACCACCGCCGTCCTGACCGACCCCATTGAGGGGCGGCCGACGGTCACCCTTCACGGGAGAGGCGGCGAGGAGACCGTGGTACGCGCTCGATTCGTCATCGCCGCCGACGGGGCCCGCAGCAGCATCCGCACCCAACTCGGCATCGCGCTGCGCGGCGAGAAGGTCGAGGGCGAGTCAGTCAGCGCCGTCTTCCGCGCTTACCTCGAACCTGCGCTGCGCGGGCGGCAGGTGAACGCGATCATGTGCCGCGATGCAGCAGCGTTCCTCTTCGCCCGCGGTACCGAGAACGACCGCTCCTGGCAGCTCGGAACCTACCTGCGGCCCGGATGGGAGGCACTGGCGCCGGACGCGCTGAGCGACAAACTGATCGAGGTCATCCGAGCCGCGACCGGCCTACCGGGCCTGCGGCCGGTGATCGAGGACACCGCCAGGTGGACTACCGGCGCCTACGTCGCCGACCGATTTCGCGTCGGCCCGGTGTTCCTTGTCGGAGACGCGATCCACGTCATGCCTCCGTACGGCGGGTTTGGGGGCAACACCGGGGTTCAAGATGCCCACAACCTCGCGTGGAAGATCGCGGCCGTCTGCCGGGGCGATGCGGCCGATGCCCTGCTGGACAGCTACGAGTCCGAACGGCGACCGATCGTCGAGCTGACTGTCGCGCAAGCCCTGCTGCGCTCCCAGAAGACGCCGGGGCAAGCACCGCCGGAGGCGCAGATCGACGCCATCAGTATCGCGCTCGGCTTTCAGTACGGACGCGACGGCGGCGTCCCGGTCGAGGATCCCGTCAGCCCCAGCGGAGAGCCGGGGACGCGCGCGCCACATGTGCGCCTCGCCGACGGCCGCAGCACGATCGACCTCCTCGATCCCGTCCGCTTCACTCTCATCGGGCCGAACACCAGCCGGGTTCTGCGGGAACTCACCGAGCATCCGACCGACCTCGTCGCTGCCGCCCCCGTCGACACCAGCGTCATCGACTCGTCCCAGCGCAAACGCTGGGAGGGCATCTACGAGACAGACCGGACCGAAGGGCTCCTCGTCCGACCCGACGGCATCATCCAGGCGAGGATCGGAACCAGCTCCGACCTGCACGCTGTACTGCGTTCGTGCCTCCAGCTGCGATCGGAGTAG